One Natronomonas moolapensis 8.8.11 genomic region harbors:
- a CDS encoding NADH-quinone oxidoreductase subunit J → MAVVPLETLAFLLFALLTVGASVGVVVARDVWHSALLLGAALLSVAVHYVMLRAEFLAVIQVLVYVGGVLILITFAVMLVRRDSEIEMEVVG, encoded by the coding sequence ATGGCTGTAGTACCGCTTGAGACGCTGGCATTCCTCCTGTTTGCCCTGCTCACTGTCGGGGCGAGCGTGGGGGTCGTAGTGGCCCGGGACGTGTGGCACTCGGCGTTGCTTTTGGGCGCCGCGTTGCTGTCCGTCGCGGTCCACTACGTGATGTTACGGGCCGAGTTCCTCGCGGTGATACAGGTACTCGTGTACGTCGGTGGCGTACTGATCCTGATAACGTTCGCCGTGATGCTCGTTCGGCGCGATTCGGAGATCGAGATGGAGGTGGTCGGATGA
- the nuoK gene encoding NADH-quinone oxidoreductase subunit NuoK, giving the protein MVLETVPAEYYLVLSAAVFCAGLFGVLTRRNALLFLMSVELLLNAANINLVVFSFYWGEITGQTFALFVVALAAAEVAVGIGIILVLHRNFGDVDVTDATTLKW; this is encoded by the coding sequence ATGGTATTGGAGACTGTCCCGGCGGAGTACTACCTCGTGCTCTCGGCGGCGGTGTTCTGTGCCGGGCTCTTCGGCGTGCTCACCCGGCGGAACGCGCTCCTGTTTTTGATGAGCGTCGAGCTATTGCTCAACGCGGCGAACATCAACCTCGTGGTCTTTTCGTTTTATTGGGGCGAGATCACGGGCCAGACGTTCGCGCTGTTCGTCGTCGCGCTCGCCGCCGCGGAGGTCGCGGTCGGAATCGGCATCATCCTCGTGTTGCACCGGAACTTCGGCGACGTCGACGTGACCGACGCAACGACACTGAAGTGGTAA
- the nuoL gene encoding NADH-quinone oxidoreductase subunit L has protein sequence MALIYELTPAIVLLPLASFALALFFGQWLPKRGAVVGSLATAGTLGLSVATLGWLLTTGEPHNQTWYALVDAEATFDLTFGILIDQLSAAMLVIVSLVAFLVHVFSLGYMNDEGEPGLPRYYAGLGLFTASMLAFVIADNLLMAFVFFELVGLCSYLLIGHWFTDEAPPSAAKKAFLVTRFGDYFFLVGVVGVLVTFGTANFAGSGGFPVLAEEALAAGETFFGFGAETWFSVLGLLVLGGALGKSAQFPFHTWLPDAMEGPTPVSALIHAATMVAAGVYLVARMYGFYALLPTVLGIIAFVGGFTALFAATMAIVKDEIKQVLAYSTISQYGYMMLALGAGSYVAAFFHLTTHAVFKALLFLGAGSVIIAMHHNEDMWAMGGLKDEMRVTYLTFLAGSLALAGIFPFAGFWSKDEVLFETLIHALGGSPLLFGAYAMGLAAVFLTGFYTVRMVLLTFHGDPRSDTAEDPHDVRWNVKLPLAILGVLAVVAGGINLVPVEKLTGAHVAFLEGYLERDLGLLTHGEHYSELLHDYAGYQSAYVGSEVTTLLLGAGLSLGLALLGAGTAYGLYRGASPARHTEKLGGIRTLLMDNYYQDEYQVWLAEGATVRLSAAADTFDQGVIDGAVNAVSSVSLFAGNRLRRIQTGIVTNYAALLLLGLLALLVVFAILGGWL, from the coding sequence ATGGCGCTGATATACGAACTCACTCCGGCGATCGTGTTGCTCCCGCTCGCGTCGTTCGCGCTCGCGTTATTCTTCGGGCAGTGGCTGCCCAAGCGCGGGGCCGTCGTGGGGAGTCTCGCCACCGCAGGGACGCTCGGACTCTCCGTCGCCACCCTCGGGTGGCTCCTGACGACGGGCGAACCGCACAACCAGACGTGGTACGCGCTCGTCGACGCCGAGGCGACGTTCGATCTCACCTTCGGCATCCTGATCGACCAGCTCTCGGCAGCGATGCTCGTCATCGTTTCGCTCGTCGCATTCCTCGTTCACGTGTTTTCGCTTGGCTACATGAACGACGAGGGCGAACCGGGGCTGCCGCGGTACTACGCCGGGTTGGGGCTGTTCACGGCGAGTATGCTCGCGTTCGTGATCGCCGACAACCTGCTCATGGCGTTCGTCTTCTTCGAGTTGGTCGGGCTCTGTTCGTACCTGCTCATCGGCCACTGGTTCACCGACGAGGCCCCGCCCTCGGCCGCAAAAAAGGCCTTCCTCGTCACCCGCTTCGGCGATTACTTCTTCCTCGTCGGCGTCGTCGGCGTCCTCGTCACGTTCGGGACCGCGAACTTCGCCGGCAGCGGGGGCTTTCCCGTCCTCGCCGAGGAGGCGCTCGCGGCGGGCGAGACGTTCTTCGGCTTCGGGGCGGAGACGTGGTTTTCGGTGCTCGGATTGCTCGTGTTGGGCGGCGCGCTCGGCAAGTCCGCGCAGTTTCCCTTCCACACGTGGTTGCCCGACGCGATGGAGGGTCCGACGCCCGTCTCGGCGCTGATCCACGCGGCGACGATGGTCGCCGCCGGGGTGTATCTCGTCGCGCGAATGTACGGCTTCTATGCGCTGTTACCGACGGTACTCGGAATCATCGCGTTCGTCGGCGGCTTCACCGCGCTGTTCGCCGCGACGATGGCCATCGTCAAAGACGAGATCAAACAGGTGCTCGCGTACTCGACGATCAGCCAGTACGGGTACATGATGCTCGCCCTAGGCGCGGGCAGCTACGTCGCCGCCTTCTTCCATCTCACCACGCACGCGGTGTTCAAGGCGCTTCTCTTTCTCGGTGCCGGGTCGGTCATCATCGCGATGCACCACAACGAGGACATGTGGGCGATGGGCGGGCTGAAAGACGAGATGCGCGTCACCTACCTCACGTTCCTCGCGGGGTCGCTCGCGCTGGCGGGTATCTTCCCTTTTGCGGGCTTTTGGTCGAAGGATGAGGTGCTCTTCGAGACGCTCATCCACGCCCTCGGGGGGAGCCCGCTTCTGTTCGGCGCCTACGCGATGGGGCTTGCCGCCGTGTTCCTCACCGGCTTTTATACCGTCCGGATGGTGCTTTTGACATTCCACGGCGACCCCCGAAGCGACACCGCCGAGGACCCCCACGACGTCCGCTGGAACGTCAAACTCCCGCTTGCGATCCTCGGCGTCCTCGCCGTCGTCGCCGGCGGGATCAACCTCGTGCCGGTCGAGAAACTCACTGGCGCCCACGTCGCGTTCCTCGAGGGGTACCTCGAGCGCGACCTCGGCCTGTTGACCCACGGCGAACACTACAGCGAACTGTTACACGACTACGCGGGCTATCAGTCCGCCTACGTCGGCAGCGAGGTGACGACGCTGTTGCTCGGAGCCGGGCTCAGCCTCGGGCTGGCGTTGCTCGGTGCCGGGACGGCCTACGGTCTCTATCGCGGCGCGTCGCCGGCGCGACACACGGAGAAACTCGGCGGCATACGGACGCTTCTCATGGACAACTACTACCAAGACGAGTACCAGGTGTGGCTCGCCGAAGGCGCGACGGTGCGGCTCTCGGCCGCCGCCGACACGTTCGATCAGGGCGTCATCGACGGCGCGGTCAACGCGGTTTCGAGTGTGAGCCTCTTCGCCGGGAACCGCCTGCGACGGATCCAGACGGGCATCGTGACGAACTACGCGGCGCTGTTGCTGTTGGGGCTGCTCGCGTTGCTCGTCGTCTTCGCGATCCTCGGGGGGTGGCTCTGA